The sequence below is a genomic window from Anaerolineales bacterium.
ACCGGAGGAAAAACCGGCCGGCTGAGCCCGGCGGCGTTCCGGATCCCGCGGCCGCATAGTTCGGATGCCCGGGCGAATCCGCCGACCGACCGGGTGCGGATCGTACGATCCTGATTTTCCTTTTCATCCCATGAGCGATTATTCTCCTTCCAACGCGGATCTTCCCGCAACCTCCAGCCCTTCCGGTATCCCGGCCGAACCGCACAACCGGGAGGCGGAAGAAGCCCTGCTGGGCGCGGTGATGATCAATCCGGAAGCCTTCTATGAAGTCGCCGCGTTTCTCTCCCCCGGCGATTTTTACATCCACCGCAACGGATGGGTTTGGGAAGCCTTTCAGAAACTGGTCGACCGCCAGCTGCCGATCGACGCGCTGACAGTGTCCGAGGAATTGGAACGCCAAGGGCGGCTGGCGGAAGCGGGCGGGGCGGCCTACCTGGCTGCGCTGATGAACAACGTTCCCACCTCGCTGCATGCCGAGGCCTACGGCCGGATGGTGGAGGAGCAGTCCGTGCGGCGCCGGCTGCTGTCCGCCGCCAGTCAGATCGCCGCCCATGCCCACGACGCCCGCGCGGCCGTCGCCGAGGTGATGGGCGAGGCGGAAAAAGCCGTCTTCGAGGTGAGCCAGCGCCGGTTGATGCGGGATGTCCAACCGATCGACCGGGTGATCAGCGATTATTTCGACCGTTTGGAATACCTGACTCGACACCCCGAGGAATCCCTCGGCATTCCGACCGGTTTTCATCAATTGGACCAATTGCTCGGGGGGATGCAGCGGTCCGACCTGTTGATCGTCGCCGGCCGGCCGGGCTTGGGGAAGAGTGCGATGCTGCTGTCCATCGCCAAGAACGTGGCCCAATCCCATAAGAAGCATGTGGCCATCTTCTCGATGGAAATGTCGAACGAGCAGCTCATCCAGCGCCTGTTGTCCCAGGAAACCAAGATCGACTCGCACAAATTCCGCCAGGGCACGGTCAGCGAAGACGAATGGGCGCAATTCACGCACGCCGCTTCCACCCTGAGCGAGGTTAAGATTTTCCTCGACGACACGCCGGCGCTCACCCCCTTGCAGCTGCGCAGCAAGTGCCGCCGGCTGCATCTGGAATACAACCTCGACCTGGTTTTGGTCGACTACCTGCAATTGATGGGGAGCGATTTCCGGACCGAGAACCGGGTTCAGGAAGTCTCCTACATTTCGCGCTACGTCAAAGCGCTGGCCCGCGAATTGAACGTGCCGGTGGTCGCCGCCGCCCAGCTTTCGCGGGCGGTGGAACAGCGCACCAACAAACGCCCCCAACTCTCCGACTTACGGGAATCCGGATCGCTAGAGCAAGATGCCGACATTGTGATGTTCATCCACCGGCCGGACGAGCCCGGGGGCGCCGAGATGGATTCACCCACCTCTCCCTCCTGGCGCCGGAACGCGAATCCGCGGACCGAGGCAGTGATCACCGAGATCGTTGTCGCCAAACACCGCCATGGGCCGACCGGAAGCGTGGACTTGATTTTCTTCCCTTCGCGGACCCGCTTTGAGAATCCCGCCCTCCCGAAACAGATTCAGGACGCCCCGCCGCCGGAGCGTTCGGGATGAAGGGGTTTGCGGGATTTCCCGAAGGTCCGGTGCGGATGACGCCGATCCCCGCTCCGTTCTTCACCGACCTGCTAGCGATGATCGATCACCTGGGGGAATTAAAAATCACCTTGTTGGCCATGTGGATGCTGTCCCGGCAGGACGGGCCGCACCGGTTTTTATTCCTGCCCGATCTGCGGGGCGACGCCGATCTGCTCGCGGCGCTGGAATCGCCCGGCCTCCCCGGGCCGCAGGCGCTGGAAGACGCACTGGAGCGCGCCGTCATCCGCGGTACGCTGATCGCCGTCAGAACCGCCGACCCCGGGGAGGTATATTATTTTCTCAACAGCCCGCGGGGAAAGGCGGCGGCCGATGGACTGGCGGGCGGGAAGTGGACACCGGACCGCGCCCATTCCGACGCCCCCTGGGTCGAGCGTCCCAACGTATTCACCCTGTACGAACAGAACATCGGGATGCTCACGCCGATGGCGGCGGAAATCCTGCGCGACGCGGAAAAGGAATACCCCGCGGCTTGGATCGAAGAAGCGATGCGGATCGCTGTGGAGCGCAACGCCCGGTCCTGGAAATACATCGCCGCGGTCCTCGAGCGGTGGAAAACCGAAGGCCGAGGGCGAGGGAAACCGTACGCTGAAGGAAAACGGAAGAGGGATTCTGAGGGAGAGTATGCGGATTTTATCGAACACTGATCTGCCCGGAGAGTCCCCGCTCGGGGCCGGCAGGCCGAATTGCCCGATTTGCGGAGGAGTCGGGTACCTGCGGAAGAACGTTCCGGTCGGCGACCCGGAGTTTGGACGGGTGTCGCCGTGCGTCTGCATGCAGGGGATCCTTCAGTCGCAGGCCAGCGAGCGGCTGTATCGCTTCAGCAACCTGGACCGGCTGAAGCATATGACGTTCGAATCCTTCTCGC
It includes:
- the dnaB gene encoding replicative DNA helicase; amino-acid sequence: MSDYSPSNADLPATSSPSGIPAEPHNREAEEALLGAVMINPEAFYEVAAFLSPGDFYIHRNGWVWEAFQKLVDRQLPIDALTVSEELERQGRLAEAGGAAYLAALMNNVPTSLHAEAYGRMVEEQSVRRRLLSAASQIAAHAHDARAAVAEVMGEAEKAVFEVSQRRLMRDVQPIDRVISDYFDRLEYLTRHPEESLGIPTGFHQLDQLLGGMQRSDLLIVAGRPGLGKSAMLLSIAKNVAQSHKKHVAIFSMEMSNEQLIQRLLSQETKIDSHKFRQGTVSEDEWAQFTHAASTLSEVKIFLDDTPALTPLQLRSKCRRLHLEYNLDLVLVDYLQLMGSDFRTENRVQEVSYISRYVKALARELNVPVVAAAQLSRAVEQRTNKRPQLSDLRESGSLEQDADIVMFIHRPDEPGGAEMDSPTSPSWRRNANPRTEAVITEIVVAKHRHGPTGSVDLIFFPSRTRFENPALPKQIQDAPPPERSG
- a CDS encoding DnaD domain protein; amino-acid sequence: MKGFAGFPEGPVRMTPIPAPFFTDLLAMIDHLGELKITLLAMWMLSRQDGPHRFLFLPDLRGDADLLAALESPGLPGPQALEDALERAVIRGTLIAVRTADPGEVYYFLNSPRGKAAADGLAGGKWTPDRAHSDAPWVERPNVFTLYEQNIGMLTPMAAEILRDAEKEYPAAWIEEAMRIAVERNARSWKYIAAVLERWKTEGRGRGKPYAEGKRKRDSEGEYADFIEH